A genomic segment from Planctomycetota bacterium encodes:
- a CDS encoding formylglycine-generating enzyme family protein gives MPLATLIWLVCLAPTTAPAVPDGMVYVPGGTVSIGDDTTLPEEAPRHSVEVSPLFFDVHEVTNNQYAEFVEATGYVTVAERVPDPADFPGADPALLVPGSVVFTPPPAGTNPQTWRQWWSWVPGANWKQPEGPGSDLAGRGDHPAVHVAFEDAQAYAEWAGKRLPTEAEWEAAARGGLVGKRYAWGDEQRPGGQVLANHWQGVFPMENLNADGFVGLAPVGRFPANGYGLHDMAGNAWEWTASPWTRDHRPGSPDDPGAMTLKGGSFLCADNYCYRYRPAGRTRGEVDTGSSHVSFRCVIDAGVGVGTGE, from the coding sequence GTGCCTCTCGCAACGCTGATCTGGCTCGTCTGTCTTGCGCCGACCACCGCACCCGCAGTGCCGGATGGCATGGTCTACGTTCCGGGTGGAACGGTCTCGATCGGCGACGACACGACACTGCCGGAAGAAGCCCCACGGCATTCGGTCGAGGTGTCACCGCTGTTCTTCGACGTTCACGAGGTGACCAACAATCAGTACGCCGAGTTTGTGGAGGCGACGGGATATGTGACGGTTGCCGAGCGCGTACCGGACCCGGCGGATTTTCCCGGTGCCGATCCGGCGTTGCTCGTACCGGGCAGCGTGGTTTTCACGCCACCGCCGGCGGGAACCAATCCGCAGACGTGGCGGCAATGGTGGTCGTGGGTGCCGGGCGCGAACTGGAAACAACCCGAAGGCCCTGGCAGCGATCTGGCGGGGCGGGGCGATCATCCGGCGGTGCATGTCGCGTTCGAGGACGCGCAGGCGTATGCCGAGTGGGCGGGCAAGCGGCTACCGACCGAAGCCGAGTGGGAAGCCGCAGCGCGTGGTGGACTTGTTGGGAAGCGTTACGCTTGGGGTGATGAGCAACGGCCCGGCGGCCAAGTGCTGGCCAATCATTGGCAGGGCGTGTTCCCGATGGAGAACCTCAACGCCGACGGCTTTGTCGGCCTCGCACCAGTCGGGCGGTTCCCGGCCAACGGTTACGGCCTGCACGACATGGCCGGCAACGCCTGGGAGTGGACCGCCTCCCCGTGGACCCGTGACCATCGCCCCGGCTCGCCGGACGACCCGGGCGCGATGACGCTCAAGGGCGGCAGCTTCCTGTGCGCGGACAACTACTGCTACCGCTATCGGCCCGCCGGCCGGACACGCGGCGAAGTCGACACCGGCAGCAGCCACGTCAGCTTTCGTTGCGTGATTGATGCCGGCGTTGGGGTAGGCACGGGCGAGTGA
- a CDS encoding ribbon-helix-helix protein, CopG family, which translates to MPQRRPSPKSKLNISATLDREVVAFVDRLADKEGVSRSLVINKLLRGLQRDRDQRADEVAVLGVLSSR; encoded by the coding sequence ATGCCGCAGAGACGCCCCTCTCCGAAATCGAAACTGAACATCTCCGCGACCCTCGACCGGGAGGTCGTGGCGTTCGTCGACCGCCTGGCCGACAAGGAAGGCGTGAGCCGGTCGCTGGTGATCAACAAGCTCTTGCGTGGTTTGCAGCGCGACCGGGACCAGCGTGCCGACGAGGTCGCGGTGCTGGGTGTGCTGTCGAGTCGTTGA
- a CDS encoding ParA family protein, whose protein sequence is MLITFASEKGGVGKTTTAVHAAAYLADLGHDVAFFAGDGRRSTIEWLEAARPDIPHLATTDLDYATEVVDKMNEAGITMVADAPPGLGPIPLLLLSRSARVIVPTAPGLLDLAETHRTFAAFCKALGPDQQHRAGDFIAFVNRFEKGNRNHEETAGVLAHWGVRTAKTHVCYRRPVNNAPMLRATVFDATDRFGKEAAAELRELFTETFPKELTRPVTHETTDDHDQQQKQAA, encoded by the coding sequence ATGCTCATCACCTTCGCCAGTGAAAAGGGCGGTGTGGGAAAGACCACCACGGCGGTACACGCCGCGGCGTACCTGGCCGACCTCGGCCACGACGTCGCCTTCTTCGCGGGCGACGGCCGACGCTCGACCATCGAGTGGCTCGAAGCCGCCCGCCCCGACATCCCGCACTTGGCCACGACCGACCTCGACTACGCCACCGAGGTCGTCGACAAGATGAACGAGGCCGGCATCACGATGGTCGCCGACGCGCCGCCCGGGCTCGGGCCGATCCCGCTGTTGCTGCTGTCGCGCAGCGCCCGCGTGATCGTGCCGACCGCGCCGGGGTTGCTCGACCTGGCCGAGACGCACCGCACCTTTGCCGCGTTCTGCAAAGCACTCGGCCCCGACCAGCAGCACCGCGCCGGCGACTTCATCGCGTTCGTCAACCGCTTCGAGAAGGGCAACCGCAACCACGAAGAAACCGCCGGCGTGCTGGCCCACTGGGGCGTGCGGACGGCCAAGACGCACGTCTGCTACCGCCGGCCGGTCAACAACGCGCCGATGCTGCGGGCGACGGTGTTCGACGCGACCGACCGCTTCGGCAAGGAAGCCGCCGCGGAGCTGCGCGAGCTGTTTACCGAGACGTTTCCCAAAGAACTGACCCGACCTGTCACCCACGAGACCACCGATGACCACGACCAACAGCAAAAACAAGCGGCCTAG